The Glycine max cultivar Williams 82 chromosome 12, Glycine_max_v4.0, whole genome shotgun sequence genome window below encodes:
- the LOC100791648 gene encoding NAC domain-containing protein 73, translated as MTQCSYPENNHSIIVERHKDSLIRTCPTCGHHVKCQEQAAGIHDLPGLPAGVKFDPTDQEILEHLEAKVRSDIHKLHPLIDEFIPTLEGENGICCTHPEKLPGVSKDGLIRHFFHRPSKAYTTGTRKRRKVHTDADGSETRWHKTGKTRPVFISGKLKGYKKILVLYTNYRKQRKPEKTNWVMHQYHLGNNEEEKEGELVVSKVFYQTQPRQCGSLMKDSYPAKLKGEGVHEVTNHKNTGYVEYYNNSFVSFDQGDQHRSSTAQLVSHFPVHGGATFIP; from the exons ATGACTCAGTGCAGTTACCCTGAAAACAACCATAGCATCATTGTGGAGAGGCACAAAGATAGCTTGATCAGAACATGTCCTACATGTGGTCATCACGTCAAATGCCAGGAGCAG GCTGCTGGAATTCATGACTTGCCTGGACTTCCTGCTGGAGTGAAGTTTGATCCTACTGATCAGGAGATTCTTGAACATTTGGAAGCGAAGGTGCGCTCTGATATTCATAAGCTTCATCCTTTAATTGATGAGTTCATCCCTACTCTTGAAGGCGAGAATGGAATCTGCTGTACCCATCCAGAGAAGTTGCCAG GAGTTAGCAAAGATGGGTTGATCCGACATTTCTTTCACAGGCCTTCCAAAGCATACACGACCGGAACAAGGAAAAGGAGAAAGGTGCACACAGATGCAGATGGCAGTGAGACACGGTGGCACAAAACAGGTAAAACTAGGCCAGTCTTCATAAGTGGCAAGTTGAAAGGGTACAAGAAAATTCTTGTGCTTTACACTAACTACAGAAAACAAAGGAAGCCCGAGAAAACAAACTGGGTCATGCACCAGTACCACCTTGGCAACAATGAAGAGGAGAAGGAAGGGGAGTTGGTGGTCTCCAAAGTTTTCTATCAAACACAGCCTAGACAATGTGGCTCACTCATGAAAGACTCATATCCTGCAAAACTAAAGGGTGAAGGCGTGCATGAGGTAACTAATCATAAGAACACTGGCTATGTTGAGTACTACaataattcttttgtatcctttGATCAAGGGGACCAGCATAGGTCCAGCACTGCACAATTAGTCTCCCATTTCCCAGTCCATGGTGGTGCTACTTTCATTCCTTGA
- the LOC100792171 gene encoding uncharacterized protein produces MGLYLLGLTDLLLTVIFPVMPALKRNLKVSKPILRKTLKHSVLYWNNPQQIAALNPPFDFAVATDFVYIRESVPSLVSAMETLVYDNGVVLLGYRLRSPEAHELFWELCERVFHVEKVPHEHLHPDYAYEETDVYLLGKKNKKQ; encoded by the coding sequence ATGGGCCTCTACCTACTGGGCCTGACGGACCTGCTCCTCACCGTCATCTTTCCCGTCATGCCGGCCCTGAAACGCAACCTGAAAGTCAGCAAGCCCATCCTCCGCAAGACCCTGAAACACTCCGTGCTCTACTGGAACAACCCGCAGCAGATCGCAGCCCTAAACCCTCCCTTCGATTTCGCCGTCGCGACGGACTTCGTTTACATCCGCGAATCCGTTCCTTCGCTTGTTTCTGCTATGGAAACACTCGTCTACGACAACGGCGTCGTTTTGCTCGGGTACCGGCTTAGGTCACCCGAGGCGCACGAGCTTTTCTGGGAACTCTGTGAACGAGTCTTCCACGTTGAGAAAGTCCCGCACGAGCATCTGCATCCCGATTATGCTTACGAGGAAACCGATGTTTATCTTTTGgggaagaaaaacaagaaacagTGA
- the LOC100778666 gene encoding zinc finger protein MAGPIE, giving the protein MLEKMDDGEISNVFPHQNPSIAASNNHDQPPILKRKRNLPGNPDPDAEVITLSPKTLMATNRFVCEICLKGFQRDQNLQLHRRGHNLPWKLKQRTSKEVRKRVYVCPEKTCVHHHPSRALGDLTGIKKHFCRKHGEKKWRCEKCSKRYAVQSDWKAHSKTCGTREYKCDCGTIFSRRDSFITHRAFCDALAEQTARVNAASNISNYSIMQNPVGSDMATHFSSFFKPNSCPDQEPAPGNQTSNKGLSLWMTQTSQAHHETMVNNNNLHEFYQLGSVTSPTAIYGTSGNPLASCSNPPPSNYQLNWVLGNKLSTNGSHQELTSTASLPLVNNIVKDNPNLQLISVPSLYSSQHQSHQTTSANMSATALLQKAAQIGTTSSDPSSLFLASIGLKCNSPGQDGNKFCGMYGSSSVLTSHWSEAENNNNNNNNHNHSGDLSQMPPTKRLHVQNEESAWGQTRDFLGVGAANHLPPFINQRMDLS; this is encoded by the exons ATGTTAGAAAAGATGGATGATGGAGAAATCTCAAATGTTTTCCCCCACCAGAACCCTTCAATTGCTGCATCTAACAATCATGACCAGCCTCCTATCTTGAAGAGGAAGAGAAATCTCCCTGGAAATCCAG ATCCTGACGCAGAAGTCATAACCCTATCCCCAAAGACTCTGATGGCCACAAACAGATTCGTGTGTGAGATTTGTCTCAAGGGTTTTCAAAGGGACCAAAACCTTCAACTCCATCGCCGAGGTCACAACCTTCCTTGGAAGTTGAAGCAAAGAACAAGCAAAGAAGTAAGGAAGCGAGTTTATGTGTGTCCAGAGAAGACATGTGTCCACCACCACCCTTCAAGAGCTCTGGGGGACCTAACTGGGATAAAGAAGCACTTCTGCAGAAAGCACGGTGAGAAGAAGTGGAGGTGTGAGAAGTGCTCAAAGCGTTATGCTGTGcagtcagattggaaagcacaCTCAAAAACATGTGGCACCAGAGAATACAAATGTGACTGTGGCACTATCTTCTCACG GAGGGATAGCTTCATCACTCACAGGGCCTTCTGCGATGCCTTAGCAGAACAAACAGCTAGGGTGAACGCAGCATCAAACATTAGCAACTACAGCATCATGCAAAATCCCGTAGGTTCTGACATGGCAAcccatttttcatcatttttcaagCCAAATTCATGCCCTGATCAGGAGCCAGCACCAGGTAACCAAACATCTAATAAGGGTCTATCCCTTTGGATGACTCAAACATCTCAGGCTCATCATGAGACAATGGTTAACAACAATAATTTGCATGAATTTTATCAACTTGGGTCTGTTACAAGCCCAACAGCAATTTATGGTACTAGTGGCAATCCACTTGCTTCATGCTCGAATCCACCGCCCTCTAATTACCAGCTAAATTGGGTGCTTGGAAATAAACTCTCCACCAATGGAAGCCATCAAGAGCTAACTAGCACTGCTTCACTTCCACTAGTCAATAACATTGTTAAGGATAACCCAAACCTTCAACTCATAAGTGTCCCTTCCTTGTATAGCTCACAACACCAATCCCACCAAACAACCTCAGCAAACATGTCAGCCACAGCTTTGTTGCAAAAAGCTGCACAAATTGGGACAACTTCATCGGACCCATCATCATTATTCCTTGCGAGCATAGGTTTGAAATGCAACAGTCCAGGCCAAGATGGGAACAAATTTTGTGGCATGTACGGTTCAAGTTCAGTACTCACAAGTCATTGGAGTGAGGcagagaataataataataataataataatcataatcattCGGGTGATTTGTCACAAATGCCCCCTACAAAACGACTCCACGTACAGAATGAAGAGAGTGCATGGGGACAGACTAGGGATTTTCTTGGTGTTGGTGCTGCCAACCATTTGCCACCCTTCATCAATCAACGGATGGATTTGAGTTGA